A single window of Leptospira semungkisensis DNA harbors:
- the folK gene encoding 2-amino-4-hydroxy-6-hydroxymethyldihydropteridine diphosphokinase, translating into MEKKEHISILSLGTNLGKREEYLSDAVSRISSHPEIKLLKQGTPMNTEALEVTDQPDFLNQLVKIATTLAPKDLLEVLLNIENEMGRVRTRDKGPRIIDIDILTYEKIRMHEKGFHLPHHSLFTRPFILELLDELGESSVIEDFPAPAEG; encoded by the coding sequence ATGGAAAAGAAGGAACATATCTCCATTCTTTCTCTGGGAACGAACTTAGGTAAAAGAGAAGAATATCTTTCCGATGCTGTAAGTAGGATCAGTTCTCATCCGGAGATTAAACTGTTAAAACAGGGAACTCCGATGAATACCGAAGCATTGGAAGTAACCGACCAGCCCGATTTTTTAAATCAGCTTGTAAAGATCGCTACTACCTTGGCTCCAAAGGATTTATTGGAAGTTCTTTTGAATATAGAGAATGAAATGGGTAGAGTGCGGACTAGAGACAAGGGTCCTAGGATCATCGATATAGACATTCTTACGTACGAAAAAATTAGAATGCATGAGAAGGGATTTCATCTTCCTCATCATAGTTTGTTCACGCGTCCTTTTATATTAGAACTTTTAGATGAACTCGGAGAATCTTCTGTGATCGAAGACTTCCCCGCACCCGCGGAGGGATAA
- a CDS encoding LA_3696 family protein yields MRPKEIFVVPKELRDSLGEAGTEALVGLLNQTQTGGRKFMEETISERFERRLVEETGQLRLELRDEVAKLRGEMADFKLEIKQELQNEVGKLRQELTDFKLEVKEEFKRVWIAIAELKAEMHAGFAKIQEQFTEVYKELAEIHKSINNQTKWIIAGVFGAVFPIYLALIKLMYQ; encoded by the coding sequence ATGCGACCAAAGGAAATATTCGTCGTTCCGAAGGAATTAAGGGATAGCCTGGGAGAAGCAGGAACGGAAGCCTTAGTCGGCTTGTTGAACCAAACCCAAACAGGAGGCAGGAAATTTATGGAAGAAACAATCTCAGAAAGATTCGAAAGAAGGCTCGTTGAGGAAACCGGACAGCTTCGTTTGGAGCTACGGGACGAAGTTGCAAAACTTCGAGGCGAAATGGCGGATTTCAAGTTAGAAATAAAACAAGAACTCCAAAACGAAGTAGGAAAACTCCGCCAGGAATTAACCGACTTTAAGCTCGAAGTAAAAGAGGAATTCAAAAGGGTATGGATTGCGATCGCAGAGCTTAAGGCAGAAATGCATGCAGGATTTGCAAAGATCCAAGAGCAATTTACGGAAGTATATAAAGAACTCGCTGAAATCCATAAGTCGATCAACAACCAAACCAAATGGATCATTGCCGGAGTGTTCGGCGCAGTCTTTCCTATCTATTTAGCACTGATCAAATTAATGTACCAATAA
- the fcpA gene encoding flagellar coiling protein FcpA — MKVMKTIFVLLAVVGLNLSLFAQNQQGGGQDTTDAKAAADKIDELLKGELVPEDDDKNLTEEAKKRKKEIQEQEAIWKNPDFKGYDKNFQELHQLSKAFANNKFRLALTSYQSGVNTVLKMREAVEQYRKEEAEKKRLDEKWYWQKVDRKAREDRVVSRQKLEAKQQALNYFTKAINHLDEIKNPDLRERAEFKRLLSDVYRSWIVTEYDLQNLPQCIPILELYIEVNENEKEYPAHKYLASCYAFEENMIKKYGGASEDQMFKFRHKKNIHLLRATELKYGKDSPEYKHIVALINKDEVISVRP; from the coding sequence ATGAAGGTGATGAAGACTATTTTCGTTCTTCTGGCCGTGGTCGGACTCAACCTCTCCTTGTTCGCACAGAACCAACAAGGCGGGGGGCAGGACACGACGGATGCCAAGGCGGCAGCCGATAAGATCGATGAACTGCTGAAAGGCGAGCTAGTTCCGGAAGATGATGACAAGAATCTAACGGAAGAAGCTAAAAAACGCAAAAAAGAAATCCAGGAGCAGGAAGCGATCTGGAAGAACCCTGACTTCAAAGGTTATGACAAGAACTTCCAAGAACTCCATCAGCTTTCTAAGGCTTTCGCGAACAACAAGTTCCGCCTGGCCCTGACTAGCTATCAATCCGGAGTGAATACCGTCCTCAAGATGAGGGAAGCTGTTGAGCAATACCGTAAAGAAGAGGCGGAGAAGAAGCGTCTAGACGAGAAATGGTACTGGCAAAAGGTCGACCGTAAAGCTCGCGAAGATCGCGTCGTTTCCCGTCAAAAACTGGAAGCAAAACAACAAGCATTGAATTATTTCACCAAGGCTATTAACCACTTGGACGAGATCAAGAACCCGGACCTGCGCGAGCGTGCCGAGTTTAAGAGACTTCTTTCCGATGTGTATAGATCTTGGATTGTTACTGAATATGATCTACAAAACTTACCTCAGTGTATTCCTATACTGGAGCTCTACATCGAGGTTAATGAAAACGAGAAAGAATACCCAGCTCACAAGTATCTTGCAAGCTGCTACGCTTTCGAAGAAAACATGATCAAGAAATACGGTGGAGCGAGCGAAGACCAAATGTTCAAATTCCGTCACAAGAAGAACATTCACCTTCTACGCGCAACCGAGTTGAAATACGGAAAGGATTCTCCGGAATACAAACACATCGTTGCTTTGATTAACAAAGACGAAGTGATTTCGGTTCGCCCTTAA
- the zapE gene encoding AFG1/ZapE family ATPase, producing MNLKNLTPIREGSPTCKICEGVGFLLEENVKNSSSGVLVLCSCIGDSCRTCESKGRAPFMVYDDSQNRMMPCVCHNARIELDRVEFLTRKAAIPPRYKYRTLDRMDTTELSFLIAHDWADEIVKKWNELGKSAQGLYLWGGTGSGKTLLACAILNELILRYGLECKYAKINRDFLSTIRDSYQKESELHGMEQTIKKQFTDVEVLVLDDFGANKESDWANSQLYDLIDARYEEEKVTILTSNISLADWKDKAEGRIFSRLMEMTKEIHLDCPDYRLSHSVHGVE from the coding sequence ATGAACTTAAAAAATTTAACTCCGATCCGAGAAGGTTCTCCCACTTGCAAAATTTGTGAAGGAGTCGGTTTTCTTTTAGAAGAGAACGTGAAAAATTCCAGCTCCGGAGTTCTTGTGCTTTGTTCCTGCATCGGAGATTCCTGCAGGACCTGTGAGTCTAAAGGGCGAGCTCCCTTTATGGTCTATGACGACAGTCAAAATCGTATGATGCCTTGCGTTTGTCACAATGCAAGGATCGAATTGGATCGGGTTGAGTTCCTGACTCGTAAGGCGGCAATTCCTCCGCGCTATAAATATAGGACCTTGGACAGAATGGATACTACGGAACTTTCCTTTTTGATCGCTCATGACTGGGCGGATGAGATCGTAAAGAAATGGAATGAACTCGGAAAGTCCGCGCAAGGGCTCTATCTATGGGGAGGCACCGGCTCTGGTAAGACGCTTCTCGCATGTGCAATATTAAACGAACTCATTTTAAGATATGGGCTCGAATGCAAATACGCTAAGATCAATCGCGACTTTCTTTCTACGATCAGAGACAGTTACCAAAAAGAAAGTGAACTTCACGGGATGGAACAAACCATTAAGAAGCAGTTCACCGATGTAGAAGTTTTAGTATTGGATGATTTCGGTGCAAATAAGGAATCGGATTGGGCAAATTCGCAATTGTACGATTTGATCGATGCTCGTTATGAAGAAGAGAAGGTCACCATTCTTACTTCGAACATTTCTTTGGCGGATTGGAAAGATAAAGCCGAGGGAAGGATTTTTTCTCGTTTAATGGAAATGACTAAAGAGATCCATTTGGATTGTCCGGATTATCGTTTGAGTCATTCGGTTCACGGAGTCGAATAA
- the panB gene encoding 3-methyl-2-oxobutanoate hydroxymethyltransferase, whose product MRDVSKIFPKGKKPFEKKISVLTCYDFMMARILEDSGVDCILVGDTLGVVFQGQSTTLPVTLDEMIYHAKAVRRGAPDTFITVDLPFLSYQVSLEEGIRSAGKVMKESGCDAVKFEGGGPEILELIYKLERIGIPVMGHIGLTPQSVNVLGGHKIQGKAEEDKSRLLSEAKGISDAGAFSLVFELMPSALSKEISASVPIPTIGIGAGAYTDGQVLVIYDFLGLNKGFRPKFLKTYMNGYEEVSNAVKNYIQEVRNGSFPGPEHSH is encoded by the coding sequence ATGAGAGACGTAAGTAAAATATTCCCGAAAGGAAAAAAACCTTTTGAGAAGAAGATCTCGGTCCTTACTTGCTACGACTTCATGATGGCTCGGATCCTCGAAGATTCTGGAGTAGATTGCATTTTGGTAGGAGACACTCTCGGAGTCGTCTTCCAAGGACAATCCACCACTTTACCGGTCACTTTGGACGAGATGATCTACCATGCGAAGGCAGTCCGTAGAGGGGCGCCCGATACTTTCATCACTGTGGATCTTCCTTTTTTATCCTACCAAGTTTCTCTCGAGGAAGGAATTCGCTCTGCCGGAAAGGTCATGAAGGAAAGCGGATGCGACGCAGTGAAATTCGAAGGAGGAGGTCCTGAAATTCTAGAACTTATTTATAAGTTGGAAAGGATCGGGATTCCCGTAATGGGACATATAGGTCTCACTCCTCAGTCGGTGAATGTTCTTGGCGGTCATAAGATCCAAGGTAAAGCAGAAGAAGATAAGTCCCGTTTGCTAAGCGAAGCCAAGGGAATCTCGGACGCGGGCGCCTTCTCCCTGGTTTTTGAATTAATGCCTTCTGCTTTATCAAAGGAGATCTCCGCTTCGGTCCCAATTCCGACAATCGGGATAGGTGCAGGAGCTTATACTGACGGACAAGTTCTAGTAATTTACGATTTTCTGGGATTGAATAAGGGCTTTCGTCCTAAGTTCTTAAAAACTTACATGAATGGATACGAAGAAGTCTCGAACGCAGTCAAAAATTATATTCAGGAAGTGAGAAACGGAAGTTTTCCTGGCCCGGAACATTCTCATTAA